From Streptomyces sp. TLI_053, a single genomic window includes:
- a CDS encoding NAD(P)/FAD-dependent oxidoreductase, with amino-acid sequence MTTAVVVGGGPNGLAAAVRLAQAGVRVTVLEAAGEIGGGARSGEAIVPGLLHDHCSAVHPMTVGSPFLRGLGLERFGLEFRLPEIDCAHPLADGTAGVLHRSVAATAAGLGGADGRRWRQLFEGPVAGYDRLADDLMGPLLRLPRHPLRLARFGGPALLPATAVARSFGGERARALFGGAAAHAFRPLDRPLSAAVGLGLLTAGHRYGWAVAVGGSGAITRALAALLTELGGVVETGVPVRSAAQLPPADLVLYDLAPGAVADILGDLLPPRTARAYRRFRHGPGAFKVDFAVAGGVPWTAEPARRAGTVHLGGSFAETAAAEREVTAGRMPERPFVLVGQQYLADPSRSAGDVHPLWTYAHVPHGWTGDATEAVIARIESFAPGFRERVLGLSVRRPADFEADNPNFVGGDIMTGAKDVRQLVLGPRATLHPYATGLPGHYLCSAATPPGPGVHGMCGANAADAALRRLRRAGPRRPAGATPAETAGQ; translated from the coding sequence ATGACTACCGCGGTAGTGGTGGGCGGCGGGCCCAACGGGCTCGCCGCCGCCGTCCGGCTGGCGCAGGCGGGTGTGCGGGTGACCGTGCTGGAGGCCGCCGGGGAGATCGGCGGCGGGGCGCGCAGCGGGGAGGCGATCGTGCCCGGGCTGCTGCACGACCACTGCTCCGCCGTCCACCCGATGACCGTCGGCTCGCCGTTCCTGCGCGGCCTCGGCCTGGAGCGCTTCGGGCTGGAGTTCCGCTTGCCGGAGATCGACTGCGCGCACCCGCTGGCGGACGGCACGGCCGGGGTGCTGCACCGCTCGGTCGCCGCGACGGCCGCCGGGCTCGGTGGTGCCGACGGCCGGCGCTGGCGGCAGCTGTTCGAGGGGCCGGTCGCGGGGTACGACCGGCTGGCCGACGACCTGATGGGCCCGCTGCTGCGCCTCCCCCGCCACCCGTTGCGGCTCGCCCGGTTCGGCGGGCCGGCCCTGCTGCCGGCCACCGCCGTCGCCCGGTCCTTCGGCGGGGAGCGGGCCCGGGCGCTGTTCGGCGGGGCCGCCGCCCACGCCTTCCGGCCGCTGGACCGGCCGCTCAGCGCCGCCGTGGGTCTCGGGCTGCTGACCGCCGGGCACCGGTACGGCTGGGCCGTGGCCGTCGGCGGCTCGGGGGCGATCACCCGGGCACTGGCCGCACTGCTCACCGAACTGGGCGGGGTCGTCGAGACCGGCGTCCCGGTCCGCTCGGCGGCACAGCTGCCGCCCGCCGACCTCGTCCTGTACGACCTCGCGCCCGGCGCCGTCGCCGACATCCTGGGCGACCTCCTGCCGCCCCGGACCGCCCGCGCCTACCGCCGGTTCCGGCACGGCCCGGGCGCGTTCAAGGTGGACTTCGCGGTGGCGGGCGGGGTGCCGTGGACGGCCGAACCCGCCCGCCGTGCCGGGACGGTCCACCTCGGCGGCAGCTTCGCCGAGACCGCCGCCGCCGAGCGCGAGGTCACCGCCGGACGGATGCCGGAGCGCCCGTTCGTGCTGGTCGGCCAGCAGTACCTGGCCGACCCGAGCCGCTCGGCGGGGGACGTCCACCCGCTCTGGACGTACGCCCATGTGCCGCACGGCTGGACCGGGGACGCCACCGAGGCGGTGATCGCCCGGATCGAGAGCTTCGCCCCCGGCTTCCGCGAGCGCGTCCTCGGTCTGAGCGTCCGCCGCCCGGCCGACTTCGAGGCCGACAACCCCAACTTCGTCGGCGGCGACATCATGACCGGCGCCAAGGACGTCCGTCAGCTGGTCCTCGGCCCGCGGGCCACCCTCCACCCCTACGCCACCGGGCTGCCCGGCCACTACCTCTGCTCCGCGGCGACCCCACCCGGGCCCGGCGTCCACGGCATGTGCGGGGCCAATGCCGCGGACGCGGCCCTCCGCCGACTGCGCCGTGCCGGGCCCCGCCGGCCGGCCGGGGCGACGCCGGCGGAGACCGCGGGCCAGTGA
- a CDS encoding (Fe-S)-binding protein encodes MRIALFPTCFDDTLLPGTGRAVVDVLERLGHTVDLPLARTCCGQMHFTTGYRPDAVPLVRRFADTFTGYEAVVTLSASCVGMVRDHHPDLAARYAPAELQEKVARLVPRIHEFTEFLTDALGVVDVGAVFPHRVTYHPTCHSPGGLRPGERPLRLLRAVRGIELVDLPASDSCCGFGGSSALEDAAASPARLADRMRGFLDTGAEVVCAADNSCLTHIGGGLARLDSGVRALHLAEILAGAEGGPR; translated from the coding sequence ATGCGGATAGCTCTGTTCCCCACCTGCTTCGACGACACGCTCCTCCCCGGCACCGGCCGCGCCGTGGTCGACGTCCTCGAACGGCTGGGCCACACCGTCGACCTCCCGCTCGCCCGGACCTGCTGCGGTCAGATGCACTTCACCACCGGTTACCGCCCCGACGCCGTCCCGCTGGTGCGCCGCTTCGCCGACACCTTCACCGGCTACGAGGCCGTGGTGACCCTCTCCGCCTCCTGCGTCGGCATGGTCCGGGACCACCACCCCGACCTCGCCGCCCGGTACGCTCCGGCCGAGCTGCAGGAGAAGGTGGCCCGACTCGTCCCCCGAATCCACGAGTTCACCGAGTTCCTGACCGACGCGCTCGGCGTGGTGGACGTCGGCGCGGTCTTCCCCCACCGGGTCACCTACCACCCGACCTGCCACTCGCCGGGCGGCCTGCGACCGGGGGAGCGGCCGTTGCGGCTGCTCCGGGCCGTCCGGGGCATCGAGCTGGTCGACCTCCCGGCCTCGGACTCCTGTTGCGGCTTCGGCGGCAGCTCCGCACTCGAGGACGCCGCCGCCTCCCCGGCGAGGCTCGCCGACAGGATGCGCGGATTCCTCGACACCGGCGCCGAGGTGGTGTGCGCCGCCGACAACTCCTGCCTGACGCACATCGGTGGGGGCCTCGCGCGGCTCGACTCCGGTGTCCGCGCCCTGCACCTGGCGGAGATCCTGGCCGGCGCCGAAGGAGGCCCGCGATGA
- a CDS encoding aldo/keto reductase, which yields MSTHALGHSPVRVGELSFGAAGIGNLSTPVGDDEAAETLAAAWAGGIRTYDTAPHYGLGLSERRLGAALRERPRAEYTVSTKVGRLLEPVPDPVGDDLANGFAVPATHHRVWDFSADGVRRSLAASLDRLGLDRVDIVYLHDPDDHAEQALDEAYPALEQLRAEGVVGAIGVGMNQTAVPARFVRETDIDAVLLAGRCTLLDRSGFDDLLPEAARRGVSIVAGGVFNSGLLADPRPGASYDYRTAPEDVLHRALRLKEVCERHGVPLRAAAARFPLGHPAVASVLLGLRTAPQVRDAIEQFDRDIPLALWAALRAEGLLDPAVPTPTDPSRRAS from the coding sequence ATCAGCACCCACGCCCTGGGCCACAGCCCCGTCCGGGTCGGCGAACTCTCGTTCGGCGCGGCCGGCATCGGCAACCTGTCCACCCCGGTCGGTGACGACGAGGCGGCCGAGACCCTCGCGGCCGCCTGGGCGGGCGGCATCCGCACCTACGACACCGCCCCGCACTACGGCCTGGGTCTCTCCGAACGGCGCCTGGGTGCCGCGCTCCGCGAGCGGCCCCGCGCCGAGTACACCGTCTCCACCAAGGTCGGGCGTCTCCTCGAACCCGTGCCCGACCCGGTCGGCGACGACCTCGCCAACGGCTTCGCTGTCCCCGCCACCCACCACCGGGTCTGGGACTTCAGCGCCGACGGCGTCCGCCGCAGCCTGGCGGCCAGCCTGGACCGCCTCGGCCTGGACCGGGTCGACATCGTCTACCTCCACGACCCCGACGACCACGCCGAACAGGCGCTGGACGAGGCGTACCCCGCGCTGGAACAGCTGCGTGCCGAGGGCGTGGTCGGCGCGATCGGCGTCGGGATGAACCAGACGGCGGTACCCGCCCGCTTCGTCCGCGAGACCGACATCGACGCCGTCCTGCTGGCCGGCCGCTGCACCCTGCTCGACCGCAGCGGGTTCGACGACCTGCTTCCCGAGGCGGCGCGGCGCGGCGTCTCGATCGTCGCCGGCGGCGTCTTCAACTCCGGCCTGCTCGCCGACCCCCGGCCCGGCGCCAGCTACGACTACCGGACCGCCCCCGAGGACGTCCTGCACCGGGCACTGCGCCTGAAGGAGGTCTGCGAACGGCACGGCGTGCCCCTGCGGGCCGCCGCCGCCCGCTTCCCGTTGGGTCATCCCGCCGTCGCGTCCGTCCTGCTCGGGCTGCGGACCGCCCCGCAGGTCCGCGACGCCATCGAACAGTTCGACCGGGACATCCCCCTCGCGCTCTGGGCCGCGCTCCGCGCCGAGGGCCTGCTCGACCCGGCCGTCCCCACTCCCACCGATCCGAGCCGGCGCGCGAGTTGA
- a CDS encoding SDR family oxidoreductase: protein MSSDFDGLTAVVTGGASGIGLATAQLFSELGANVAVLDLDPAEVPRPLLGLRADVADDRSVRAAVDTAAEIFGGIDILVNNAGIGAAGTVEDNDDDHWHRVLDINVVGVVRATRAALPHLRRSAYAGIVNTCSIAATAGLPQRALYSASKGAVLALTLAMAADHVHEGIRVNCVNPGTVDTPWVDRLLGSAPDPAAERAALNARQPTGRLVSAREVAAAIVYLAGPGAGSVTGTALAVDGGMAGLRLRPERQ from the coding sequence ATGAGCTCCGACTTCGACGGCCTCACCGCCGTGGTCACCGGCGGCGCCTCCGGAATCGGACTGGCCACCGCCCAACTGTTCAGCGAACTCGGCGCCAACGTCGCGGTGCTGGACCTCGATCCGGCCGAGGTGCCGCGCCCGCTGCTCGGCCTGCGGGCCGATGTCGCCGACGACCGGTCCGTGCGAGCCGCGGTCGACACCGCCGCCGAGATCTTCGGCGGCATCGACATCCTGGTCAACAACGCGGGCATCGGCGCCGCCGGCACCGTCGAGGACAACGACGACGACCACTGGCACCGGGTCCTGGACATCAACGTCGTCGGCGTCGTCCGTGCCACCCGGGCCGCCCTGCCCCACCTGCGCCGCTCCGCGTACGCCGGGATCGTCAACACCTGCTCCATCGCCGCCACCGCCGGGCTCCCGCAGCGCGCCCTGTACTCGGCCAGCAAGGGCGCCGTGCTCGCACTGACCCTCGCGATGGCCGCCGATCACGTGCACGAGGGCATCCGGGTCAACTGCGTCAACCCCGGCACGGTGGACACCCCCTGGGTCGACCGGCTGCTGGGCTCCGCCCCCGACCCGGCGGCGGAGCGGGCGGCGCTCAACGCCCGCCAGCCGACCGGGCGGCTGGTCAGCGCACGGGAGGTCGCCGCCGCCATCGTCTACCTGGCCGGCCCCGGCGCGGGGTCGGTCACCGGAACGGCCCTGGCGGTCGACGGCGGCATGGCAGGTCTGCGCCTGCGCCCGGAGCGGCAGTGA
- a CDS encoding L-fuconate dehydratase: MNARITAVDTFDIRFPTSRSLDGSDAMNPDPDYSAAYLVLRTDTADAPEGHGFTFTIGRGNDVQVAALDALRPYVLGRSVDELCADPGGLHRELVGDSQLRWLGPEKGVMHMAIGAVTNAVWDLAAKRAGLPLWKLLADAEPEWLVSQVDFRYLSDELTPADALDLLRRGRVGRADREARLRADGYPAYTTSPGWLGYSDEKLTRLAKQAVADGFTQIKLKVGADLADDVRRCRTARAAVGPDVRIALDANQRWDVPEAIEWTRALAAFDPYWIEEPTSPDDVLGHAAVRRGVAPVRVATGEHVQNRIVFKQLLQAGAIDVLQLDAARVGGVNENLAILLLAAKYGVPVCPHAGGVGLCELVQHLSMFDWVALSGSTEDRAIEYVDHLHEHFRTPTVIRDGRYLAPTAPGFSAELYPAAIAAYTYPDGTFWAADRAVSTGRTPA, from the coding sequence ATGAACGCGCGGATCACCGCCGTCGACACCTTCGACATCCGCTTCCCGACCTCCCGCTCCCTGGACGGCTCGGACGCGATGAACCCCGACCCGGACTACTCCGCGGCCTACCTGGTACTGCGTACCGACACCGCCGACGCCCCGGAGGGGCACGGCTTCACCTTCACCATCGGCCGGGGCAACGACGTCCAGGTGGCCGCCCTCGACGCACTGCGCCCGTACGTGCTCGGCCGCTCGGTGGACGAGCTGTGCGCCGACCCCGGCGGCCTCCACCGCGAACTCGTCGGTGACAGCCAACTGCGCTGGCTCGGACCGGAGAAGGGGGTGATGCACATGGCGATCGGCGCGGTGACCAACGCGGTCTGGGACCTCGCCGCCAAGCGGGCCGGCCTCCCGCTCTGGAAGCTGCTGGCCGACGCCGAGCCGGAATGGCTGGTCTCCCAGGTCGACTTCCGCTACCTGTCCGACGAGCTCACCCCGGCCGACGCCCTGGACCTGCTGCGGCGCGGCCGCGTCGGCCGGGCGGACCGCGAGGCCCGGTTGCGCGCCGACGGCTACCCCGCCTACACCACCTCGCCCGGCTGGCTCGGCTACTCCGACGAGAAGCTGACCCGGCTCGCGAAGCAGGCCGTCGCGGACGGCTTCACCCAGATCAAGCTGAAGGTCGGCGCGGACCTGGCCGACGACGTCCGGCGGTGCCGTACCGCCCGCGCGGCCGTCGGTCCGGACGTCCGGATCGCGCTCGACGCCAATCAGCGCTGGGACGTGCCCGAGGCGATCGAGTGGACCAGGGCGCTGGCCGCGTTCGACCCGTACTGGATCGAGGAGCCGACCAGCCCCGACGACGTCCTCGGCCACGCCGCCGTCCGGCGCGGCGTCGCTCCGGTCAGGGTCGCGACCGGCGAGCACGTCCAGAACCGCATCGTCTTCAAGCAACTGCTGCAGGCCGGCGCGATCGACGTGCTGCAACTGGACGCCGCCCGGGTCGGAGGCGTCAACGAGAACCTCGCGATCCTGCTGCTCGCCGCCAAGTACGGCGTGCCGGTCTGCCCGCACGCCGGTGGCGTGGGCCTGTGCGAACTCGTCCAGCACCTCTCGATGTTCGACTGGGTCGCACTCTCCGGCAGCACCGAGGACCGGGCGATCGAGTACGTCGACCACCTGCACGAGCACTTCCGTACCCCGACCGTGATCCGTGACGGCCGCTACCTGGCCCCCACCGCCCCGGGCTTCTCCGCCGAGCTGTACCCCGCGGCGATCGCCGCCTACACCTACCCCGACGGCACCTTCTGGGCCGCCGACCGGGCCGTCAGCACCGGGAGGACCCCCGCATGA